The proteins below are encoded in one region of Clostridium estertheticum:
- a CDS encoding dipeptide epimerase — protein sequence MKIQDIKMGRISTPLKHGYKVGKRMLTFSDEIVIKMITDTGEVGYGSAAPTPFITGETDNSIIGAINYIKPEIIGLDIENIEEIMKVLHNSIHGNNSAKAAIDIAIYDLLCKKYGIPLYKFLGGYKTSLTTDLTIVNDTVEQMVGKSLKAVMDGYTCLKVKVGNHVDFDIEKVKAVRKAVRRGIKIRVDANQGWRPKEAVSIIRKFEDMGLDIEFVEQPVNAWDIDGLKYVTDNVSTKILADEAVFGPSDAFKIIEKRAADLISIKLMKCGGINNAIKIYNMAENMGIRCMMGCMLENRIGITAAASFAASKSNLVKADLDTMLYFDKCAIVGGAAVEGNTITINDSPGLGISDIIGWNEIS from the coding sequence ATGAAAATACAAGATATTAAGATGGGTAGAATTAGTACTCCGCTGAAACACGGATATAAAGTAGGAAAGAGAATGCTTACATTTTCCGATGAAATAGTTATAAAAATGATTACAGATACAGGAGAAGTAGGTTATGGTAGCGCTGCACCAACACCGTTTATAACAGGGGAAACAGACAACTCAATAATTGGAGCTATAAATTATATTAAACCTGAAATTATAGGCTTGGATATTGAAAATATTGAAGAAATTATGAAGGTGCTTCATAATTCTATTCATGGTAATAATAGCGCAAAAGCCGCTATTGATATAGCTATATATGATTTGCTTTGCAAGAAATATGGAATACCACTTTATAAATTTTTGGGTGGTTATAAGACTTCATTAACTACAGATCTTACTATAGTAAATGATACAGTAGAGCAAATGGTAGGGAAATCTTTAAAAGCTGTAATGGATGGTTATACTTGTTTAAAGGTCAAAGTTGGGAATCATGTGGATTTTGATATAGAGAAAGTTAAGGCAGTAAGAAAAGCAGTAAGACGTGGAATAAAGATAAGGGTAGACGCTAATCAAGGTTGGAGACCTAAGGAAGCTGTAAGCATTATTAGAAAATTTGAAGATATGGGGCTTGATATTGAGTTTGTTGAGCAACCGGTTAATGCCTGGGATATAGATGGACTAAAATATGTTACAGACAATGTTTCTACAAAGATTCTTGCAGACGAAGCAGTTTTTGGACCATCAGATGCTTTTAAGATAATTGAAAAAAGAGCAGCAGATCTCATAAGTATAAAACTTATGAAATGCGGAGGCATTAATAACGCAATAAAGATATATAACATGGCAGAAAATATGGGTATAAGATGCATGATGGGATGTATGTTAGAAAATAGAATAGGTATAACAGCAGCAGCTAGTTTTGCAGCATCAAAGTCTAACTTGGTTAAAGCAGATTTGGATACTATGTTGTACTTTGATAAGTGTGCAATAGTTGGTGGTGCAGCTGTAGAAGGTAATACTATAACTATTAACGATTCCCCGGGTCTTGGTATTTCAGATATCATTGGATGGAATGAAATTTCTTAG
- the pepV gene encoding dipeptidase PepV, with amino-acid sequence MKLNKLIDDMKEDIIKSTQEIIKIKSVESEPKPGMPFGEGVAKSLECALGVAKRLGLHTVNVDGYVGYAEYGTGDDYVLALGHLDIVPEGDGWIYPPYGAEIHDGKMYGRGTTDDKGPIMATLFGLKAIKDAQLPVSKRIRVLFGTNEETGSKELDHYLEKEKPPVAGFTPDADYPIINGEKGITIFDIVKDFNNINKGENIIKYIKGGQVSNMVPDYCEAGIISTNANVIVKLLRTFIKDTDYKLSAVVNTNLIIIKSIGEAAHGSTPEFGKNAIMQLLQFLGTINLDSNDASELVKFLNENIGTETHGESFGVCLEDKISGKLSFNVGVINMDKNSATITLNLRYPVTNKLEDMMTPFNEKIKGTGLRVEKFVHQEPLYFPPDSPIIKTLQKVYTEQTGKEATLVSIGGGTYAKEMPNIVAFGPMFPGEPDTIHKQNEYITIDNLIKNAKIYAHALYELAK; translated from the coding sequence ATGAAATTAAATAAATTAATTGATGACATGAAAGAGGACATTATTAAATCTACACAAGAAATTATAAAAATAAAAAGTGTAGAAAGTGAACCTAAACCAGGGATGCCGTTTGGTGAAGGCGTAGCTAAATCACTAGAGTGTGCGTTAGGCGTTGCAAAGAGATTAGGACTTCATACAGTTAATGTAGATGGTTATGTAGGGTATGCAGAGTATGGCACGGGTGATGATTATGTTTTAGCATTAGGACATTTAGATATAGTTCCTGAAGGTGATGGATGGATTTACCCACCTTATGGCGCAGAAATTCATGATGGAAAAATGTATGGACGTGGAACTACGGATGATAAAGGACCAATAATGGCAACGCTATTTGGTTTGAAAGCAATAAAAGATGCACAATTACCTGTATCTAAGAGAATTAGAGTTTTATTTGGTACTAATGAAGAAACAGGAAGTAAGGAACTTGATCATTACTTAGAAAAAGAAAAACCGCCAGTTGCTGGTTTTACACCAGATGCTGATTATCCAATAATTAATGGAGAAAAAGGTATAACTATTTTTGATATTGTAAAGGATTTTAATAATATAAATAAAGGTGAAAATATTATAAAATATATCAAGGGTGGTCAAGTTTCTAACATGGTACCTGATTATTGTGAAGCAGGAATTATTTCTACTAATGCTAATGTTATAGTTAAATTATTAAGGACTTTTATAAAAGATACTGATTATAAATTATCAGCAGTGGTTAATACAAATCTTATAATAATTAAATCTATAGGTGAAGCAGCTCATGGAAGCACACCAGAATTTGGTAAAAATGCAATAATGCAATTATTACAATTTCTAGGAACCATAAATCTTGACTCAAATGATGCATCAGAATTAGTGAAATTTTTAAATGAAAATATAGGGACAGAGACGCATGGTGAATCTTTTGGTGTTTGCCTTGAGGATAAGATTTCAGGAAAGTTATCGTTTAATGTTGGAGTTATAAATATGGATAAGAATTCTGCTACGATAACATTGAATTTAAGGTATCCTGTAACAAACAAATTGGAGGATATGATGACTCCATTTAATGAAAAAATAAAAGGTACTGGATTAAGAGTAGAAAAATTTGTACATCAAGAGCCATTATACTTTCCACCAGATAGTCCAATTATAAAAACACTCCAAAAGGTTTATACTGAGCAAACGGGAAAAGAAGCTACATTGGTATCTATAGGTGGAGGCACTTATGCTAAAGAAATGCCTAATATTGTAGCTTTTGGACCAATGTTTCCAGGAGAACCAGATACTATTCATAAACAAAATGAATATATTACAATAGATAATTTAATTAAAAATGCTAAAATATATGCCCATGCATTGTATGAACTTGCAAAATAA